Part of the Zygotorulaspora mrakii chromosome 2, complete sequence genome, CCAATATCTTGAACAACACCTGCGGTCTCACCAATATTTGTTATCAGTTCGTGCCTGTACACCAAAGGAGTACCAGCCTCTTCTACGTAAGAACATGTCCTGCACTCAAATAACAATCTTTGACTTTCTTTGTCCTCACGGGGATACAACATGTTGTTACAATCACGGCAAAACCTAAACGTTGTCATCTTCACTTCACCACTTTCACTATTGATTAACCCCCAATACCGCCAATGTTGGTATCGGAAGCTTTTATTAGTTGTAATAGTATTTTTTACCTCAAAGTTATCAAATCTTATTTTGATGCTCACTTTAACACccaaacaaaaattgaaaatgcatAGAGGTCCtaagaaagttgaaaattttttgtacAGTAACTAGGAAAAATAGGAACAATACAAAAACAGTTAGTAGGCAAACAAGCTAATTGACTAACTTGTTGCCCATTAAAAAATGT contains:
- the RPB9 gene encoding DNA-directed RNA polymerase II core subunit RPB9 (similar to Saccharomyces cerevisiae RPB9 (YGL070C); ancestral locus Anc_6.212), which codes for MTTFRFCRDCNNMLYPREDKESQRLLFECRTCSYVEEAGTPLVYRHELITNIGETAGVVQDIGSDPTLPRSDRECPKCHSRENVFFQSQQRRKDTSMVLFFVCLSCSHIFTSDQKNKRTQFS